The Planctomycetaceae bacterium genome includes the window CATCCATGAGATGATTAGCTGACAAGAAAATCGGACGTACCGCTGTCGACACGTCAGATTCAACTTCACGCTGCTCGCAGATCATGTCCGCTATTATCCGTGTCCACTATCGCCCGTGCGGCAAGATCAACCCCCGCTCGATCAGCCATTCAAGCGATTGCTTTTGCCACTCGTCCCACATAGCGCCACGGTATCCATTCAGGCCGTGACCACCAGACGGTAACTGAAGGAACTTCGACGGGACCCTGGCCGCAATGAGTGCATCCGACAAGGCCTGACTGTTCGAAATCGGTACCGGCACATCATCAACCGCGTGAGCCAGAAACACGGGGGGTGTCTGGTCCGTGACCTGTTTCTCACTGGAGAACGAGTCGATTAATTCCTGTGATGGATTTTCTCCCAGCAGGTTCCTGCGTGAACCACGATGAGTCTGATCGTCCATCGTGACCACCGGATAGACGAGAACTGCAAAATCCGGTCGACAGCTGAATTGATCAACCCTATCCGAAGAACTTTTGTTGCCGGAATCAAAATGGGTTGCGGCAGTTGAAGCCAGATGCCCCCCCGCCGAAAAACCCATTATCCCAATCTGTTTTGGGTTGATCTGCCATTCCGGTGCGTGCAACCGGACTAAACGAATGGCGCGCTGAGCATCCAGGAGCGGCACAAATGGTCGACCTCCCGGCAGTCGGTATTCCAGCACAACTCCTGCAACTCCGTGCTGGTTCAACCAGGCGGCGATGCCATGACCTTCAGGTCCGGTAACCAAGCCGCCGTAACCTCCCCCTGGACAAATAACAATGGCCGAACCATTGGATTTCTCCGGCAAATGAATCGTGATCTTCGCATCTGATGTCTCAAAGGTTCCATCTCCGTTTGGAGCCTTATCCGGCCACAGCTTAATGGGGAATGGATCCCGACGTTTGTCTTCCGCCAGTTCCCCGGGCTGCCTCGGCAGCAAAAGACTCGACAACACCTGGGCGTAAATACGATGCCCGAAATCATTGGGATGATTGACTCCATTGCCCGTGAGATCATGGTCACTCTTGCGTTTGAGCATCTCCGTCCAGATCGACGTCATGTCGGCCAGGGCCACACCCGGACCAACCAGGCTGGCAAGTGCGTCGCGGTATTGCGGGAACAGATCCTGCCTGAGCGCCACCCATTCGGGATTTCCCAGCATCGTGGCCACAAGAATGAACTCCGCATCCGGCACAGATGCACGGATGGAATTCATCATCTGCAAAGTGTTAGCTTTGTATTCCTCTGCAGAACGACCAGAGGAATCATTCATCCCGAACGCCAGAATCACCAGATCCGGGTTCGCTGCAATCACATCCCCGGCACGAGTCAAGCCCCAGGGTGTCGAAGTACCACCAACCGCGAGATTCGTCAGCGCAACTTCGGCGGATGTGCTTTTCCTTAAATGCTCCAGAAGTATGTCCTGGTACGGAGGCTGCCATGGACTGGCCCCTGCCCAGCCGGACGCATTGCAACCCGTGGAAATACTGTCGCCCAGCAACACAATCGAAACAGGTTTCCTTTGCAGCAGCTTCTGAGTGGTTTTTGGCAATGCAGCGGGATCATACGAAGGCACAACCGTGGGCCATGATTCTGCTGAGTGTCGGTAGCTGACACAGACCTGCATCTGGTGATACTCATCCGCCGCCCCAAACAGAATTTCTCCATTTCCGTCGCGACGGGTCAGGCGGTACTTTTGAGTTCCGGGTTCACGGCGCAGCTGTTCGGCAGTCACCGACGGAATACCTGATCCTTTGGGCAGCAGGATCTCCCGCGAACCCACCGTGACAATATAGTCGCGACCTTCTTCGAACGGTTTCGCATCTTTTATGTGCCAGTCTATTGCCCGCTCCACTCTGGAGACTTCCTGAACCGGAAACAGCAAACTCGCTCGAGCTTCCCCGGACTCCGGATCGCGAATGAACAACACCGATTCGCCGTCGACTCGATTACCCAGCCAGAATGGATTCATGATCGACGCATCATATTGCCAGGCATTCGAGACAGATGGCATTTCATCCGCCTGCACTGCTGCTGAACAGACACGAAGCAGACTGACTGCGCAGCAGGCGGTGATGACAAAAAATGTTCTCATCTCAGCTCTTTCCTGTTCGAATTTCCAAACATGCAATTGCGTGATTTCATGAATGTGACGCATGATGGTTATCATTGTTTGATGCGTGACACAACTCATTATGCCACTCTCACCGGAACACACAAAATGCTCCGACCTGTCGTTTCGTTCTTCCTTCTGGCCACATTGATTCATCCCATCAGTGTAGCCGCTGACGACATCATCTGGGTCGAAGGCGAGGACGCTGTCGCAGACAACATGCGAGATCATGGATGGTATAACTCTGTCCGAAAGACCGAACTTTCCGGCGGGAACTGGCTGTCGCACTTCGCTCCGGGTGAGATGCCCGTCGCCCGATATGAATTCAGGACGACCGAAGCAGGTGAATATGATTTCTGGCTGAGAGTAAATCCGGTGGCTGCAGGTCTTGGCATCCGCCTGAACAATGGAAACTGGCAGGCCATTTCGCTTCAAAAGAATGAACAGAATCTCAACATTGCCAGTGACGGCAAACCAGACCTGCGGTTTGTTGCATGGGTTCATGCCGACAAGCTGAAGCTTGAGAATGGTAAAAACATACTGGAGATTCGCTTCGAAAGCAGGAACAACAATCATGGGGGACTCGACTGTTTCGTCCTCAGTCGATCAGGCTTTCTGCCGCAGGGAAACCGAAAACCAGGTGAGAAACTGGGGCTGGCCGATCCAGGCATGTGGGCATTCGAGCCTGACCGCGATTCGTTCTCCGCAGAATCGTTACTTGATCTTTCTTACCTGAACGATAAGCCAGCGGGCCGAAACGGCCGCATTCGCCGGTCGACTGACGGGGCGGATCTGGTGGATGGATCAGGGAATCCCATCCGATTCTGGGCGGTCAACACAACCGTACATCATCGGGATGACATGGCCATCATCGATGAACATGCTCGATGGCTGGCCAAACGAGGAGTGAACATGGTCCGCCACCATGGTCACCTTGCACCGGGCTCCGGGTCAAAACTGTCGGAAGTCAACCAGAAGGATATCGATGCCGCCTGGCGGCTGGTTGCTGCCATGAGAAAACAGGGAATCTATGTCACAATTTCGCCCTACTGGGCCGTCAGTGTGAAACCACAGCCCGCATGGGGATTGAAAGACGCCGGAGGTGAAAACCTCACGGGTCTGATCTTTTTTGATACGCAGCTTCAGGCCGCCTACAAATCCTGGCTGAGAGCACTACTGAGTCCACCCAACCCGCACACAGGCATTCCTCTTGCGGAAGATCCTGCTGTGGCCCTGTTTCAAATTCAAAACGAAGACAGCCTGTTGTTCTGGACGGAATCGTCCATCGGCAGTGCACAACGCGAACAACTGGCAAGGCATTTTGCGGCATGGCTGCGGAAGAAATATGGATCGCTTGCAGCCGCAACGTCAGCCTGGGGCGGACCCGCCGGAATCCGGGGAGACGACTTTGAAAACAGCGTCGTGATGCCCCAGCAAATCTGGCATCTTACACAAACACAATCTGGCGCGATGTCAGCCCGGCTCAACGATCAACTTGAGTTCTACACGCAGCTGATGTACGACTTCAATGCAGAAATCGCGCGGTTCCTGAAAGATGAGATCGGCTACACCGGACTGATCAATGCCGGAAACTGGCGAACTGCGGATTCCGCACGACTGCTGGATGCAGAAAGATATTCCTACACAGCAAACGACGTGATCGGAGTCAATCGTTATTACAACGGCGGACAACATATCAATCCGACAGACAAGCATAAGGCCGGCTACCTGATCAGCGAGGGCGATCTCTTCAGCAGCGAATCCGCGTTGAAACGCCCATGGGATTTCCCCCTAGCACTGCGACAGGTAGAAGGGCATCCCATGATCATTTCTGAAAGCGCCTGGGTCCCGCCTTTGCGATATCAAAGTGAAGGACCATTTCTGGTTTCCACTTACAGTTCACTGACGGGATTCGACATCTTTTACTGGTTTTCAACAGAAGATGTCGGATTCGGAGCTCCCATCGAAAAGTGGCAGCTGAGCACGCCTGCCCAACTGGGCATGTTTCCCGCCGCTGCGCTGATGTTCAGACAGGGTTACATTCGAAAAGGCGAACCGGTATTCATCGAACACCGTGAACTGAAAGATGTGTGGGCTCGCAGGTCTCCTCTTCTGCCCGAAGAATCCGGATTCGACCCCAATCGCGATCAGCGTTCCCCGGCCACCAGTGCGGAAGCGGCAGCGCAGGGGCGAATCACACCTTTGGCATATCTCGCCGGTGGCGTTGAAGTCAACTTTGGAGGCGGGCAGAATCAAATGGTGGATCTCAGCCAGTACATCGACAACGATCGCAGGACTGTTCGGAGCACGACAAATGAGTTGTTGTGGGACTACGGCGAAGGCACCTGTTTGCTGATGACAGCCAAAGCTCAGGGGTTCACCGGAAACCTGTCCACCGCCGAGTCCTATGACTGTGGAGACTTAAGGATCAGGGGACGAAACAGGTACGCAACCATCCTTGCAGTCGCCACCGACCAGAACGATCTCAAGGATTCCTCTCGTGTGCTGATTCAGGTGGGAACAGTGGCTCGGCCATTCGGATGGAGAACCTCGACAAGCGATGGAACAGAACGGATCACTAACCGGGGAGGCAGTCCATGGAACATTGAAAACACAGACGCTCAGATTGAATTGAGAAATACGAAACTCAGCCGTGCCACGCAGCTCGACGCAAACGGACTTCCCATCAAAGAGCTTGCTCTGACAAAGACAGGAGTCGGGGTCTCTCTAACCCTGCCAGCCGATGCTATGTATCTCCTGCTCCGGTGAAAATCACCGAATCCAGGACGCCCCGGAAGCCCTGGAGGCCAGTGCCCGGCGCAGAAACTGTTCGACATCGCGCTCGAATGGCGAGGTCGTCAGCAGAGTACTGCAACCGGCCTCCAGTAAAACAGGCAGCAGTTCTGCGTGTTCGCTGTGACCAATCGCAATCGACGGCACAGACATCTGACCGCTCAGGAAGCGCAGAACAGTGAGGGATTCGGCCGCCCTGCTGACGAGGTCAAAGACCACTCCACACACACTGGCCATATTCAGTTGTTCCCGAACATCGCGCAGGGAGTGACATGATGTGCAGCGGATCGCCAAGTTCAGTTGTCCACTGGACTGGATCTGGAGTGACAATGCTCCGGAAAATTCGGTGCCGGTTTCCACGACCAGCACGGACTGATCACGCCACTGTGGAACATACTTTGACCAGCGACGACGCAGCTCACCTGAATCTGCCATGGCACTCATCCATCAAGAACAGATTCTTCGGGATACGCCACTTCGTCGTCATCAAAGATCGAATCGTCCGTCTTCAGATCCATTTCCCAAATCGAATCCATCCGACTGGTTTGTGATCCCTCGTCCGCAAAATCCAGCGTGTTAAACGGCGTCGAGGGACCCTGCTTCGCAGTTTCCTGAAGACCAGATCCCTCGACTCTTGGCAGTCTCAGGATGGTTGGACACCTCACTTCATGCCCCCGGACCTGGACAGTCATTTCAGGCCACGAGTCAGATCGAGTCAGAAATTCAGTGCCCTGCTCTGTCACGAGGACCGTGTCTCCCATCATGGAGACATCAACCGATGGATGCCAGAAAATGGGTACGGGACCAGTCAGGACGAAGGGATTCTCGGGCGTCAGCTGATGTTCACTGGATCTGTAGCCTGTGATGTCTGCCTGGTCAGCCATCTGCCATTCATCCGGGACGCCAAACTTTTCATAGATGCGATGGACACGGGGCCAGATTTCATTCAGAGGTCTGCCGTGACGACTGAAGAAGATGCCAGTCCCGTGAATCAATACGGCCTTCTGGCATGCCTCCAGCAGTTCCGGTGGGACGCGATCCAGAACGACTGTGCGCGTCATCGCCACATGCAATCCCCACCGACGAGCCACACAACTCACTGAAGCATACGATTCGATGGCATCCTCACCAAAACCCCAGTGGCGATATCGCTGATTGCGACCATCCGCGCAGACCTGAATCCGAATCGGGAGAACCGTTCGTTTGATAAGCCGATGACTGAGTTCACCAGCGACAGCCGCTTCGGTTGTGCCGCGGGTCACGTTTCTGGCTGTCAATTCCACAGCATGAACCAGAACCCTTGCGAGACGCCGCAGGCGATCGACTTCCAGTTCTGTTAAAGGCAAACGAACGGAGGCGATTCTTCTGGCAGCGCTGCGTGTACCCTCCGCGCCGGAATCACTAATGACTTTTCGACCACGCGAAAGATCATCCACAAGTGCCGTATGTGGCTGGTACCATTCGCGTTGCTTCAGCTGAAAGCCCAGTCCAAACGCTTCTCGTTCGAAAATCATGGTCGAATCAACTGCATTTGTCGCAAACAATCTCGCTTCCGGCGTGATAAACAAACTGGTCTGGTAGGGATCCGTTGCGAACCGAGTCACATCCGCCCCGGCAGCAAACCAGGCGATATTGGCAGGATCCTGAAGCAGCAGAGCATCAGCTCCAACCTCCGTCAGAAGGGAGCGAACTCGATCGTGTTTGAGTTCAACATCCGCAAGACGCTGTGGGTCCTGCACAAGATGTCGCCGGCGTCGAGATTCATCTGCCATTTGCCAAATACCTGCTCTTAAGCCTGATTCAATCATCCCTCACTTGAGACACTGGGAAGACTGACCAACTGCGGTAACAAATACAGCTGTTCCACCAGGACGGCCTCACACTTGCGGTGCTTTCTTTTTACGCAGTTTTCTGCCAGGCCTCAACTGTCTTGTTCGACGTGGCACCCATTTTGTGCATTGCGATTGATGTCACACAATCCTAGCCCATCAAATGCCTGCGCGCCCGCCGGAGACGCTTATCTGGAAGGTCTGCTACGAGCGAAACTGCTCAAGTTCACTTCCAACCGCCAGTCTCAGCTGAATTATCGTCAGACCCGGTCTTTTCTGACACATTTCAAACCGGTTGATGCAATCAGGATGCCAGCCTACGATGTTGAGTTGGAATCTGAATACCGTCGTTTGTCGCCAGACTCTGTTCGAAACATGCCGTACGTCATCTGCCATTCTCAACCGATCACTCTCCAGATGCCCGCTGATCCCCGCAAAAGTTACCCCACGCGCGCTCGTCGCACTTCTATTGGCATGGGCACTTGCCTGTTAGTCCTGCTGGCCATGCAGGGCCCCGGGGTCTTTGCAGCCGGGCTGGATGCCGGAGCTGCAGAATTCGTTCGCGAAGGACTGAACCAGTTCATGCGGGGTGACTTTACGAGTTCGGAAGAGCAGTTTGCTGAAGCCGAAAAGCTGGCCCCCGAAGATACAATCGTCGCCTACGACCGAGCCTGCGCTCTGATGAAAACAGGTGACACTGACACCGCGAAACCATTGTTCCTGAAGGCAGCAATGTCCAGTGATCAGAACATTGCCAGTCGATCTCACTACAACCTCGGATGCATGATTGCAGAGCAGGGAAGAACGGCTCTTGGCGGAAACCCGATCGAAGCGACCCAAAAACAACGTGACCAGGGAATCAATCTGCTGCTGAAAGCCGTGGGACACTATCGTGATTGCCTTCGAATCAATCCGGAACATCCGGACGCTCGACACAATCTCGAATTGATCCGAATGTTCATCAAACACATTCAATCGCAATGGGAACAGCTCGATCAGCAGAAGGAACAGCCTGAGCAAGATCTGGCCTCGCTTCTGAAACAGATCATGCGCCAACAAGACGCCGTGCGCACCAACGTCATTGAATTGATACGGACGACCGACACAAGCGATCCGTCAGATCCGAACCGCCACCAGCAGGCCACGCAAGCCGAATCCGTCGCACAGGAGACCCTGTCGAAAGATATTGAACCCCTGAAACAGAAAATCACTGAAACATTCGCCGCGGCAAACCAGCAACAGTCGGCACATCCGCAGGGTTCCCCGTCCGTGGCAGGCGATGAAGATGCAGAATCGGAGCAATTGGCCAAACTCTCGGAAGCGATGCTCAGTCTTGCCGATGAGACCTTTCAGCAAATGACGGCCGCCAGCCGCAAACTTCTGGAAGGTGACCTCACCAGGGCGGAACAGCTGCAACGTACATCGCTCGATCGTCTGGATGATATGAATCTGGTCATCAGTTCATTCCCACAACTCGTTCAACAGTCGTTGTCCCATCAACGCAAGCTCGCCGACTTCTCCAGGGACACAAAAGATCCTGGCGTTGTCAGCGACATCGACATCCTGAATCAGGCATGGAAGCAGTCGCAAGTCACAAAATGGGCCGCAGTCATGAAACTGAAGGCCGAGGCAGAACTGCCTTCGCTTGAGAATCAGGTTGCCGCAGCCCACCCGGCATCCACGGATGAACTGTCTGAAGATTCGCCGGATGGTGCGGACGAATCTCAGTCCGATAATGGCGTCGAGACAGCCACAGTCGAAGACAGCGCAGAAGCTGCTCAACAGCAACTGTCGAACCTGATGGCCGCCATGAAGAAAGCCATCGAACTTTCTCCCCTGATCCAGGAGGAATCGCAGACCGCAACAAGCCATCTGCAAACCGGCGATCTACCGTCCGCATTCCCTCATCAGGAAGAAGCCTACGCACGTTTGAAGGAAATCGCAGATCTTTTGCCCCCCCAGGAAGAACAACAGCAGAATCCAGATCAGCAGAACTCAGATCAGGATAAGGAAGAACAGCAAAAACAGGATGATTCCGGCAACCCGGATCAGGATCAATCCGGTGACGGCAACGATTCAGAGAAGAATCAACAGCAGGATTCGAATCAGCAATCCGGCAGCGATGATCAAGGCGGCGACCAGCAGAAAAATGACAGATCTGATCAACAACAGAGTTCTGAGAACAAGACAGACTCATCGGAACAACGTGCGATGTCGGTGTTGCGAATGGCCCGAGAACGGGAACGCCAACATCGTGAACTGCAGAAAAAACTTCAACAAATGATCGGTGGACGCGCACCTGTAGAACGTGACTGGTGACTTCGAACAATGCAGCCCTTTCACTCCAATCAACCTGGAATCTACCGTTTCGCAACAATCCTGTTTCTTTGCACACAGGGGATTTTGTCTGCAAGCCTCTACGCCGCAGTTCAAAAGCCAGAGCTGATTGTTGAGATCGACAAGGACAGCATTTACGAGGGTGAGTCGATCGTTTATCGCCTCACACTGAATCATGTTGAGAATCCTTCCGCGCCTCAGCTTCCCGAGTCATCAGATTTTCAAATTGAGCCACTCGGCGAACAATCGCTCGACTCTCATCAGATCTCAATTATCAACGGACGTCGGTCGGAGATAATCCGACGCGGACGTCAGTACAATTATCGACTGACACCCCTGAAAGCTGGTACGCTGACGATTCCGTCACCTACTGCCAACATCCATGGTGAAGTTCTTGCGGGCGACGAAGTCACAATTCGAGTGATTGCCCCGGAACGACAGGACGATGTGATTCTGGAAGTGAAGTCAGACCGCGATGTGGTCTACCCGATGCAGCCGTTCAGGATCACACTGACCATCCTGGTGAGAGATCTTCCCGGAGCATTCGCAGCGCGAGACCCGTTAACCGTTCAACCACGGCCTCCAGTCTTGAGCGTGCCATGGCTGAATGACGAACAAATTCCGGACGGACTGGAACCCGTCGAATCCTGGAGAGAGATTCTTGAACCTTTGATTAGTCAGCGCGGTCATGGCGTGCAGGTGAACAATATCGGGACGAGCAGCGTTTTTTCACTTTTCAATGACAATTCCACGGGCTTCCATCCCAAACCCGAACGCACCGAACGACTCGATTCCAGTGGCAACAACGCTGGATACTGGCAATACAAACTCAGCCGCCGCTTCATCCCAAAACAAATCGGCAAATTCACAATTCCTGCCAGCACCCTGAAAGGAACCTTTGCCCTGGAAGTCGAAAACGGACAACTCCTGGGCGAACAACGCTACGTCATCGCTCCGGCAATCGACATCACCGTCAAAGATGTGCCAACGGAAGGGAGACCCCAGTCCTACATCGGGGCGGTAGGCTCTTTTGAAGTGTCAGCGAAACTCAATCCAGTCGACGCTCGCGTTGGCGACCCGATGACGTTTTCACTGACGATCATCGGGCAGGGAACACTGGATTCCATTCGACCTCCGGACCTTGACGCAATTCCCGAAATCGCGTCTTCGTTCCGCACTTACGAAGCGACGCAGTCAACTGACGGAAACAGTCGACAATTCACCTGGTCGCTGCGACCACTGAACCAGGACACCAGAGAATTCCCGTCCATCTCCGTCTCGTATTTTGAT containing:
- a CDS encoding GDSL-type esterase/lipase family protein; translation: MRTFFVITACCAVSLLRVCSAAVQADEMPSVSNAWQYDASIMNPFWLGNRVDGESVLFIRDPESGEARASLLFPVQEVSRVERAIDWHIKDAKPFEEGRDYIVTVGSREILLPKGSGIPSVTAEQLRREPGTQKYRLTRRDGNGEILFGAADEYHQMQVCVSYRHSAESWPTVVPSYDPAALPKTTQKLLQRKPVSIVLLGDSISTGCNASGWAGASPWQPPYQDILLEHLRKSTSAEVALTNLAVGGTSTPWGLTRAGDVIAANPDLVILAFGMNDSSGRSAEEYKANTLQMMNSIRASVPDAEFILVATMLGNPEWVALRQDLFPQYRDALASLVGPGVALADMTSIWTEMLKRKSDHDLTGNGVNHPNDFGHRIYAQVLSSLLLPRQPGELAEDKRRDPFPIKLWPDKAPNGDGTFETSDAKITIHLPEKSNGSAIVICPGGGYGGLVTGPEGHGIAAWLNQHGVAGVVLEYRLPGGRPFVPLLDAQRAIRLVRLHAPEWQINPKQIGIMGFSAGGHLASTAATHFDSGNKSSSDRVDQFSCRPDFAVLVYPVVTMDDQTHRGSRRNLLGENPSQELIDSFSSEKQVTDQTPPVFLAHAVDDVPVPISNSQALSDALIAARVPSKFLQLPSGGHGLNGYRGAMWDEWQKQSLEWLIERGLILPHGR
- a CDS encoding M24 family metallopeptidase, giving the protein MADESRRRRHLVQDPQRLADVELKHDRVRSLLTEVGADALLLQDPANIAWFAAGADVTRFATDPYQTSLFITPEARLFATNAVDSTMIFEREAFGLGFQLKQREWYQPHTALVDDLSRGRKVISDSGAEGTRSAARRIASVRLPLTELEVDRLRRLARVLVHAVELTARNVTRGTTEAAVAGELSHRLIKRTVLPIRIQVCADGRNQRYRHWGFGEDAIESYASVSCVARRWGLHVAMTRTVVLDRVPPELLEACQKAVLIHGTGIFFSRHGRPLNEIWPRVHRIYEKFGVPDEWQMADQADITGYRSSEHQLTPENPFVLTGPVPIFWHPSVDVSMMGDTVLVTEQGTEFLTRSDSWPEMTVQVRGHEVRCPTILRLPRVEGSGLQETAKQGPSTPFNTLDFADEGSQTSRMDSIWEMDLKTDDSIFDDDEVAYPEESVLDG